One Onychostoma macrolepis isolate SWU-2019 chromosome 10, ASM1243209v1, whole genome shotgun sequence genomic region harbors:
- the LOC131548599 gene encoding olfactory receptor 6N1-like: MANENFTVKNVDGFIITGFDHLQNQKLLGFLILITYMLILLGNGINLCIISTNRHLHKPMYILICNLAVIDIMFSSTCSTTMISVLLAEIKTVSYYSCISRTYFYHLGDFTECMALTLMAIDRLIAIRLPLRYHSIVTNSRTFLLISLTWLAGFAVIGYVISVVDSVPYCQPVIRYVFCEYASMIRAGCVNPEPYFLIPVVISLWLLCGQFPFILCTYAVLAYSVTKLSNNSSKKQMISTCSSHLIVLFSYYAPKLVSVLLTRIGVVLNLTERNAILIVASLVSPLINPAVYCTRTKEIRTRLADVFLCKKIVPNNLKSISMAVSS, translated from the coding sequence ATGGCAAATGAAAATTTCACTGTGAAAAATGTAGACGGCTTTATAATCACTGGATTTGATCACCTGCAGAACCAAAAGCTCCTCGGATTCCTCATCTTAATAACCTACATGCTCATATTGCTCGGGAACGGCATCAATCTGTGTATCATCTCGACTAACAGACATTTACACAAACCAATGTACATATTAATCTGTAATCTAGCTGTTATTGACATAATGTTCTCCTCTACCTGCAGCACAACCATGATCTCAGTGCTTCTGGCTGAGATTAAAACTGTTTCATACTATTCGTGTATCTCAAGGACATACTTCTATCATCTTGGTGATTTCACAGAGTGCATGGCTCTGACATTAATGGCAATAGACCGACTTATTGCAATCAGGCTTCCTTTGAGATACCACAGCATTGTAACAAATTCACGAACCTTTCTGCTCATTTCTCTGACCTGGCTCGCTGGTTTTGCTGTTATAGGTTATGTGATATCAGTAGTAGACAGTGTTCCATATTGTCAACCTGTCATCAGATATGTGTTTTGTGAATATGCTTCCATGATCAGAGCTGGTTGTGTTAATCCTGAACCATATTTTTTAATACCTGTCGTGATAAGTCTTTGGCTACTGTGTGGACAGTTTCCTTTTATTCTGTGTACCTATGCTGTCCTGGCTTACAGTGTGACTAAACTCTCCAACAACTCAAGCAAAAAGCAAATGATCAGCACCTGCTCCAGTCACCTCATTGTCTTGTTTAGTTATTATGCCCCAAAGCTTGTCTCTGTTTTACTAACTCGAATAGGAGTTGTGCTAAATTTGACAGAGCGAAATGCAATTTTGATTGTAGCCTCTCTAGTTTCTCCCTTAATAAACCCTGCTGTTTACTGCACCAGAACTAAAGAGATCAGGACACGATTAGCAGAtgtatttttgtgcaaaaaaatagTACCAAATAATCTGAAGTCAATTTCAATGGCTGTATCATCGTAA